One window of Candidatus Anaeroferrophillus wilburensis genomic DNA carries:
- a CDS encoding DUF465 domain-containing protein has translation MSLSDEQLVETLCRQSEDFNQTFQEHRKYDQQLQVFVNKPYLTPEEELEEAQLKKLKLKAKDKLFRLMAEYAQRA, from the coding sequence ATGTCGCTTTCCGACGAACAGCTGGTTGAGACGTTATGCCGGCAAAGTGAGGACTTTAACCAGACATTCCAAGAGCATCGAAAGTACGACCAACAGTTGCAGGTTTTTGTCAATAAGCCGTACTTGACTCCGGAAGAGGAGCTGGAGGAGGCCCAGTTGAAAAAGCTCAAGCTGAAGGCAAAAGACAAGCTGTTTCGCCTGATGGCTGAGTATGCTCAGCGGGCGTGA
- the ilvC gene encoding ketol-acid reductoisomerase, protein MTMYYEKDADLTILKGKNITVLGYGSQGHAHAHNLHESGFDVVVGLRRGGSSWEKAANSGLKLMEIPAAVQQADIIMILVPDEHQAVLYSQDIAPHLVAGKYLAFAHGFNIHYGQIAPPPGVNVFMAAPKGPGHLVRHEYRKGMGVPTLIAIHQDDSGDTRDVALAYACGIGGGRAGIIETTFKEETETDLFGEQAVLCGGVTELMRAGFETLVDAGYAPEMAYFECVHEMKLIVDLIYEGGIANMRYSISNTAQFGDLTRGPRVINEESRAAMVDILEEIQNGSFAREWILENMANRPMFNALTRIGEEHQIEVVGGKLRRMMSWLNQDKLVDRKKN, encoded by the coding sequence ATGACTATGTATTATGAGAAAGATGCTGATTTGACCATCCTCAAGGGGAAGAACATTACCGTTCTTGGTTATGGCAGTCAGGGGCATGCGCATGCCCACAATCTCCACGAAAGCGGTTTTGACGTTGTGGTTGGTCTGCGTCGTGGAGGCAGTTCATGGGAAAAAGCAGCCAACAGCGGGCTGAAACTCATGGAAATTCCAGCTGCGGTTCAGCAGGCTGATATCATTATGATTTTAGTGCCTGATGAGCATCAGGCTGTTCTCTATAGTCAGGATATTGCCCCTCATCTCGTGGCGGGTAAGTACTTGGCGTTTGCCCACGGCTTCAATATTCATTATGGCCAGATTGCCCCGCCGCCAGGGGTTAATGTATTCATGGCGGCACCGAAGGGACCGGGTCACTTGGTGCGCCATGAATACCGTAAGGGTATGGGGGTGCCCACCCTGATTGCGATCCACCAGGATGACAGCGGTGACACTCGCGACGTGGCACTGGCCTATGCTTGTGGTATAGGCGGCGGCCGGGCCGGCATCATTGAAACGACGTTCAAGGAAGAGACGGAAACCGATCTGTTTGGTGAACAGGCAGTGCTCTGTGGAGGGGTTACCGAGTTGATGCGGGCTGGATTTGAAACCCTGGTGGATGCGGGTTATGCTCCGGAAATGGCCTACTTTGAGTGTGTTCATGAAATGAAGCTGATTGTCGACTTGATTTATGAGGGTGGCATTGCCAATATGCGTTATTCGATCAGCAATACGGCCCAGTTTGGTGATCTGACCCGTGGTCCCCGGGTCATCAATGAGGAGAGTAGGGCGGCAATGGTTGACATTCTGGAGGAGATTCAGAATGGTTCTTTTGCCCGGGAGTGGATTCTGGAGAATATGGCCAATCGGCCGATGTTCAACGCCTTGACCAGGATCGGCGAAGAGCACCAGATTGAGGTGGTCGGCGGCAAGCTGCGCCGGATGATGAGCTGGTTGAACCAGGATAAGCTGGTTGACCGTAAAAAGAACTGA
- a CDS encoding prepilin peptidase: MPLEVPETCIAVLLFLFGLALGSFFNVCICRIPREESVVSPPSHCPSCGQTISWWQNIPVFSYLLLRGRCFSCKQAISPRYVLVELLTGCLFLAVFLHGGWRLATISQLFFIALLIPITFIDLDYQIIPDRFSLGGIVLGFLSSFCCSGVSWQQSGLGIVVGGGTLWIIAEGYYRFTGREGMGGGDVKLLAMIGAFLGVKSLLLVILVSSLAGSLIGIMLMVRSHRNSQYAVPFGPFLAFGAAVYLFWGEPLISWYFGWMAGS, from the coding sequence ATGCCGTTGGAAGTACCGGAAACATGTATCGCTGTGCTGCTCTTTTTGTTCGGATTGGCTCTCGGCAGCTTTTTTAATGTCTGCATCTGCCGGATTCCGCGTGAAGAATCGGTTGTCTCTCCTCCTTCCCATTGTCCATCCTGCGGGCAGACGATTTCCTGGTGGCAGAATATCCCGGTATTCAGTTATCTTCTACTCCGTGGCCGTTGTTTTTCCTGTAAGCAGGCCATCTCTCCCAGATATGTGCTGGTGGAACTGCTGACCGGTTGCCTTTTTTTAGCGGTCTTTCTTCATGGCGGCTGGCGGCTGGCAACTATTTCTCAGCTGTTTTTCATCGCCCTGTTGATTCCCATAACGTTCATCGATCTGGATTATCAGATTATTCCCGATCGGTTCAGCCTTGGAGGCATTGTGTTGGGCTTCCTCAGCAGTTTCTGTTGTTCCGGCGTCAGCTGGCAGCAATCCGGGCTGGGGATCGTTGTTGGTGGCGGGACGTTATGGATTATTGCCGAAGGATATTATCGGTTTACCGGGCGGGAAGGTATGGGTGGCGGAGATGTTAAGCTGCTGGCGATGATCGGTGCCTTCCTGGGGGTCAAATCATTATTGCTGGTCATTCTGGTAAGTTCTCTTGCCGGCTCTCTCATTGGTATTATGCTGATGGTTCGCAGCCACAGGAACAGTCAGTATGCCGTGCCCTTTGGTCCCTTCCTGGCTTTTGGTGCCGCCGTGTACCTTTTTTGGGGAGAGCCATTGATCAGCTGGTATTTTGGCTGGATGGCTGGGTCTTGA
- the rpsI gene encoding 30S ribosomal protein S9: protein MGTKRFYATGRRKSAVARVWLSEGAGAMVVNNKPMAEYFSVGAAQKLVYQPLQATATDSSLDVMVTVRGGGVTGQAGAVKHGISKALLEYNAEFRPVLKKAGFLTRDARMKERKKYGQRGARARFQFSKR, encoded by the coding sequence ATGGGTACGAAACGTTTTTACGCAACGGGAAGAAGAAAATCAGCTGTAGCCCGCGTCTGGTTGAGTGAGGGTGCCGGGGCGATGGTGGTTAATAATAAGCCGATGGCAGAGTATTTTTCGGTTGGTGCAGCCCAAAAGCTGGTGTATCAGCCATTGCAGGCAACGGCAACGGACAGCAGCCTTGATGTCATGGTTACGGTTCGGGGTGGTGGCGTTACCGGGCAGGCAGGGGCGGTTAAACATGGTATCTCTAAAGCCCTGCTGGAATATAATGCCGAGTTCCGACCGGTATTGAAAAAGGCCGGCTTCCTGACCCGTGACGCGCGAATGAAAGAGCGGAAAAAATATGGTCAGCGCGGCGCTCGGGCGCGTTTTCAGTTTTCCAAGCGTTAA
- a CDS encoding RlmE family RNA methyltransferase → MAFERKDGFYRKAKREGLRSRAAFKIEQLHQRYQLFKKSDSILELGAAPGGWMQIIARLVGAKGLVLGIDLLPIAGLPSPPCQTIQEDIFTDTVGKQIQTFTNQLFDGVISDIAPNLSGIKAADQLRAHELNRRAMELACTFLKPGGFFLCKVFQHEGLHELRLEAGQYFEKVTVTKPEASRKSSAELYLVALKYRGQKAKGPDTPGL, encoded by the coding sequence ATGGCATTTGAACGAAAAGATGGTTTCTACCGCAAGGCAAAACGGGAGGGGCTGCGCTCCCGGGCGGCTTTTAAAATTGAGCAGCTGCATCAGCGCTATCAACTCTTTAAAAAAAGCGACAGCATCCTCGAGCTTGGGGCCGCTCCAGGGGGCTGGATGCAGATCATTGCCCGGCTGGTTGGCGCTAAAGGATTGGTTCTGGGCATCGATCTGCTGCCCATTGCCGGCTTGCCTTCCCCCCCCTGCCAGACAATCCAGGAAGATATTTTCACCGACACCGTCGGCAAACAGATACAAACCTTCACCAATCAGCTCTTTGACGGGGTCATTTCGGACATCGCCCCCAACCTTTCAGGCATCAAAGCCGCCGATCAGCTGCGTGCTCATGAGCTCAATCGCCGGGCCATGGAGCTGGCATGCACCTTCCTGAAACCGGGGGGATTTTTCCTCTGCAAGGTTTTTCAGCATGAAGGATTGCATGAATTGCGGCTGGAAGCTGGACAATACTTTGAAAAAGTAACGGTCACCAAACCGGAGGCCAGCCGAAAAAGCTCCGCCGAATTGTACCTGGTGGCCTTGAAATACCGCGGTCAAAAGGCGAAAGGTCCTGACACTCCTGGTCTTTAA
- the ilvN gene encoding acetolactate synthase small subunit: protein MKHIIGVLVENEFGVLSRISALFSGRGFNIESLTVAETEDSGLSQMTIVTCGEEQIIEQITKQLNKLINVIKVVDYTDTDHVTRGLMLVKVAVEGGRRLEVLQIVDVFRARIIDMAAKSAIVEITGSEDKLQAFLDVLVPYGIKEVNRTGVVAMNREAKSRTRSKIKAA from the coding sequence ATGAAACATATTATTGGCGTGCTGGTTGAGAACGAGTTTGGTGTCTTGTCACGCATCTCGGCTCTTTTCAGTGGCCGTGGCTTCAATATCGAAAGTCTGACCGTGGCGGAAACCGAGGACTCCGGCCTGTCCCAGATGACCATTGTAACTTGCGGTGAAGAGCAGATCATTGAGCAGATAACCAAACAGCTCAATAAGCTCATTAATGTCATTAAGGTGGTGGATTATACGGATACCGATCATGTTACCCGGGGACTGATGCTGGTGAAGGTGGCGGTTGAAGGTGGCCGGCGGTTGGAGGTTCTGCAGATTGTCGATGTTTTTCGGGCTCGAATCATAGATATGGCGGCCAAATCGGCAATTGTTGAAATCACCGGTAGTGAAGACAAATTGCAGGCATTCCTTGACGTTTTGGTTCCTTATGGTATCAAAGAGGTCAACAGGACTGGGGTGGTGGCAATGAACCGTGAGGCAAAGAGCCGCACACGGTCAAAAATCAAAGCTGCGTGA
- the ilvB gene encoding biosynthetic-type acetolactate synthase large subunit, giving the protein MKKTGAQMVLQSLQIEGVKAVFGYPGGAVINLYDEMPNFSFRHYLVRHEQAAVHAADGYARATGEVGVALVTSGPGATNTVTGLATAYMDSIPLVVFTGQVPTALIGNDAFQEADIVGITRPCTKHNYLVKDVKELPRIIKEAFHIARSGRPGPVLIDLPKDILVSSAVYEYPEKVVLRGYNPTYEGHPGQLRKALRTLLKAKRPLFYVGGGAILADAAEVITRLAIRLQIPVTTTLMGLGAFPEDHDLSLGMLGMHGTYRANMAVTESDVLVAIGARFDDRVTGRIDEFAPGARIIHIDIDPTSISKNIKVDIPIVGDVLDVMTKMQVVVDELSGEAAAFAGGHDDWLSRVAKWKELHKLAYIQDEVIKPQYVVEQIYALTRDRQPIISTEVGQNQMWAAQFYQFTRPRTWLTSGGLGTMGYGLPAALGAQVAFPDRLVIDIAGDGSIQMNIQELATVVQYQLPVKVIILNNGYLGMVRQWQELFFAKHYSATEMVSVPDFVKLAEAYGAVGLRATRPAEVVPVLEQAFAVDKPVLVDVVVAKEENVYPMVPAGQPISKMLLV; this is encoded by the coding sequence GTGAAGAAAACCGGGGCGCAGATGGTCTTGCAGTCACTGCAGATCGAGGGGGTAAAGGCGGTCTTTGGCTACCCCGGGGGAGCGGTGATCAACCTTTATGATGAAATGCCCAATTTCAGCTTTCGTCACTACCTCGTTCGCCACGAACAGGCGGCGGTGCATGCTGCTGATGGTTACGCCCGGGCAACGGGAGAGGTGGGTGTTGCCCTGGTGACCTCGGGACCGGGGGCAACCAATACCGTAACTGGACTTGCCACTGCCTATATGGATTCCATTCCTCTGGTTGTTTTTACCGGTCAGGTGCCCACCGCCCTGATTGGCAATGACGCGTTCCAGGAAGCAGATATTGTCGGGATCACCCGCCCCTGCACCAAGCACAACTACTTGGTCAAAGATGTCAAAGAGTTGCCCCGGATCATCAAGGAGGCATTTCACATCGCCCGTTCCGGCCGGCCGGGGCCGGTGCTGATTGACCTGCCCAAAGATATACTGGTCAGCAGTGCCGTCTATGAGTATCCTGAAAAGGTTGTTTTGCGGGGCTATAATCCCACCTATGAAGGTCACCCAGGCCAGTTGCGCAAAGCCTTGCGGACACTGCTGAAAGCCAAACGGCCGCTTTTTTATGTCGGCGGCGGAGCAATTCTGGCTGATGCCGCCGAGGTTATTACCAGGCTGGCAATCAGGCTCCAGATTCCAGTGACTACCACACTCATGGGGCTGGGTGCCTTTCCCGAGGATCACGATCTTTCCTTGGGTATGCTCGGCATGCATGGTACCTACCGGGCCAATATGGCGGTAACGGAAAGTGATGTCCTGGTTGCCATCGGGGCCCGCTTTGATGATCGGGTCACCGGCCGGATCGACGAGTTTGCTCCGGGAGCGAGAATAATTCATATTGATATCGATCCCACCTCGATCAGCAAAAATATCAAGGTTGATATCCCCATTGTCGGCGATGTGCTGGACGTGATGACCAAGATGCAGGTGGTGGTCGATGAACTGAGCGGGGAAGCGGCTGCCTTTGCCGGTGGCCATGATGACTGGTTGAGTAGAGTTGCCAAGTGGAAAGAGCTGCACAAGCTGGCCTATATCCAGGATGAAGTGATCAAACCCCAGTATGTGGTAGAACAAATCTACGCCTTGACCCGGGACCGGCAGCCGATTATCAGTACCGAGGTGGGGCAGAACCAGATGTGGGCGGCCCAGTTCTATCAGTTTACCAGGCCGCGGACCTGGCTGACCTCCGGCGGCCTGGGTACCATGGGCTATGGTTTGCCGGCGGCCCTGGGTGCGCAGGTTGCTTTTCCCGACCGCCTGGTGATTGATATTGCCGGTGATGGCAGTATCCAGATGAATATCCAGGAGTTGGCTACCGTGGTCCAGTATCAACTGCCGGTAAAGGTGATCATTCTTAATAACGGTTATTTGGGGATGGTCCGTCAATGGCAGGAGCTATTTTTTGCCAAGCATTACTCTGCCACTGAAATGGTTTCGGTGCCTGATTTTGTCAAGCTGGCTGAGGCCTATGGTGCCGTTGGCTTGCGAGCCACCAGGCCCGCGGAAGTAGTGCCGGTACTGGAGCAAGCGTTTGCAGTCGATAAGCCGGTGCTGGTGGATGTGGTGGTGGCCAAGGAGGAGAATGTGTATCCCATGGTGCCGGCCGGCCAACCCATCTCCAAAATGCTGCTGGTATAG
- the rplM gene encoding 50S ribosomal protein L13: MKTFMAKNENVEHAWHVIDAKGKVLGRLATEIADILRGKNKPIYTPHVDTGDFVVVVNAQDIRLTGNKMADKMYHHHTGYPGGIRSISAEKLLDKKPEELIRLAVKGMMPKNRLGRKMFKKLKVYAGKEHPHQAQQPAAREV; encoded by the coding sequence ATGAAGACCTTTATGGCTAAGAATGAAAACGTCGAGCACGCCTGGCATGTTATTGATGCCAAGGGGAAAGTGCTTGGCCGGTTGGCAACTGAGATAGCAGATATCCTGCGGGGTAAAAATAAGCCGATCTATACCCCTCATGTTGATACCGGTGATTTTGTGGTGGTGGTTAATGCTCAGGATATCAGGTTGACCGGCAATAAAATGGCTGATAAAATGTATCATCATCACACCGGTTACCCGGGGGGGATACGATCAATTTCAGCTGAAAAGCTACTGGATAAAAAACCTGAGGAGTTGATTCGCCTGGCGGTTAAGGGCATGATGCCGAAAAACCGGCTGGGGCGTAAGATGTTCAAAAAACTCAAGGTGTATGCCGGCAAAGAGCATCCCCATCAGGCGCAGCAGCCGGCTGCCCGCGAGGTGTAA
- the bioF gene encoding 8-amino-7-oxononanoate synthase, with protein MAENKSALQQIRSELDSLSAQGLRRRLRTVTGPQRSETTLDSQPTTILCSNNYLGLADDLRLQALAVEAIREYGCSSGASRLISGTMSLHRQLEKELAAFKGTEGALVYNCGYMANLGVLATVVGDGDAVYSDALNHASIVDGCRLSRAVVNIYRHGDVQHLADLLAAGSAYRRRLIVTDSVFSMDGDLAPLPEIVALAQKYDALLLVDDAHATGVLGDHGRGSGSHFSLPASAIDLLMGTLGKALGSYGAFVAGRQEYLDYLTNKSRPFIYTTALPPAVLGASLAAVRVLQNEPGLVAELRKKILYTRSRLRDLGFTVPDDPTPIIPIIVGDAGRTMELSEKFLAAGIFIQGIRPPTVEAGKSRLRVTITRDLSWSRIDEILAVFASFRDLFPPVAER; from the coding sequence ATGGCTGAAAACAAAAGTGCCTTGCAGCAGATCAGGAGTGAGCTTGACTCCCTGTCTGCCCAGGGTTTACGCCGTCGTTTGAGAACGGTCACCGGGCCACAGCGAAGTGAAACGACCTTGGATAGTCAGCCGACGACCATCTTATGTTCCAATAACTACCTGGGGTTGGCGGATGATCTGCGACTGCAGGCGTTGGCTGTTGAGGCGATTCGGGAATATGGTTGTTCTTCCGGGGCTTCACGGTTGATTTCCGGCACCATGAGCCTCCATCGCCAACTGGAAAAGGAACTGGCGGCTTTCAAGGGAACGGAAGGGGCGCTGGTTTATAATTGTGGCTACATGGCCAATCTGGGGGTGCTGGCCACCGTGGTCGGCGATGGCGATGCTGTTTACAGTGACGCCCTGAATCATGCCAGCATCGTTGACGGTTGCCGGCTGAGCCGGGCTGTAGTGAATATTTATCGCCACGGCGATGTTCAGCATCTGGCCGATCTGTTGGCTGCCGGGTCAGCATATCGCCGCCGCCTGATTGTCACCGACAGTGTTTTCAGCATGGACGGTGATCTGGCGCCGTTGCCGGAGATTGTCGCGCTGGCGCAGAAATATGATGCCTTGCTGCTGGTTGATGACGCCCATGCTACAGGGGTCCTGGGTGATCACGGGCGTGGGTCGGGCTCCCACTTTTCCCTGCCGGCATCGGCGATCGATCTGCTGATGGGGACATTGGGCAAAGCTTTGGGCAGCTACGGAGCTTTTGTGGCCGGCCGCCAGGAGTATCTTGATTATCTGACCAATAAGTCCCGTCCTTTCATCTATACCACAGCCCTGCCGCCGGCGGTGCTGGGTGCGTCCCTGGCTGCGGTCCGAGTGCTGCAGAATGAGCCGGGGCTGGTTGCCGAACTACGGAAAAAAATACTCTATACGCGAAGCAGACTTCGTGACCTTGGTTTTACGGTGCCCGATGATCCGACACCGATTATTCCCATTATTGTCGGTGATGCCGGGAGGACCATGGAGCTCAGTGAAAAATTTCTGGCGGCCGGCATCTTTATCCAGGGAATTCGACCGCCAACCGTGGAGGCAGGCAAGTCGCGCCTGCGGGTTACCATAACCCGTGATCTGAGTTGGTCGAGAATTGATGAAATTCTTGCTGTTTTTGCCAGCTTTCGTGATTTGTTTCCCCCGGTTGCAGAGAGATGA
- the bioB gene encoding biotin synthase BioB, translating to MKKSIALIHEGLAEIMISGKGISREVAVALGSLSPDDLFVLLPLTDSLRRHFCGTAISRCAIANAKSGKCPENCAFCAQSVHYQTAVESFPLLTVDLLLQQASQARKQGAAHFSIVTSGSAVTGRDEMARVREMIVGIAGLGMAPCASLGFLDEAAAHTYKEAGLRHYHHNLETARSYFPNICTTHTYDRAVETVAAAKGAGLYVCSGGIIGMGESWEQRVELALTLRDLEVDSIPLNFLHPVPGTPLGNQPGVGAFAGLLTIAMFRLVCPTRDIRVCGGRARTFPDAQAMLFAAGANGVMVGNYLTTAGRQWADDDRLLSEWGNGGDG from the coding sequence ATGAAAAAGAGTATAGCCCTGATTCATGAAGGTCTTGCCGAGATAATGATTTCCGGCAAGGGCATCAGCCGGGAGGTGGCGGTTGCCTTAGGTTCCCTTTCCCCCGATGACCTGTTTGTGTTATTGCCGTTGACCGACAGCCTGCGTCGCCATTTCTGCGGAACTGCCATTTCCCGCTGTGCCATTGCCAATGCCAAATCCGGCAAATGTCCGGAAAACTGCGCCTTCTGTGCCCAGTCAGTTCACTACCAAACGGCGGTCGAAAGTTTTCCCCTGTTAACCGTCGATCTCCTGTTGCAGCAGGCTTCCCAAGCCCGTAAACAAGGGGCAGCACACTTTTCCATCGTTACCAGCGGCAGTGCGGTCACCGGCCGGGATGAGATGGCCAGGGTCAGGGAGATGATTGTCGGTATTGCCGGTTTGGGCATGGCCCCGTGCGCTTCCCTGGGTTTTCTTGATGAGGCGGCTGCACACACATATAAGGAAGCGGGGCTGCGGCATTATCATCATAATCTCGAAACGGCCAGGAGCTATTTCCCCAACATCTGTACCACCCATACCTATGATCGGGCGGTGGAAACGGTTGCCGCGGCCAAGGGTGCTGGTTTATATGTCTGCAGCGGCGGGATAATCGGTATGGGAGAAAGCTGGGAGCAGCGGGTGGAACTGGCTCTCACCTTGCGTGACCTGGAGGTTGATTCCATCCCGCTCAATTTTTTGCATCCGGTTCCCGGAACCCCCCTCGGCAACCAGCCGGGTGTGGGGGCGTTTGCCGGTTTGTTGACCATTGCCATGTTCCGTCTGGTCTGCCCCACCCGTGACATCAGGGTCTGCGGCGGCCGTGCGCGAACTTTTCCTGATGCCCAGGCCATGCTTTTTGCCGCCGGTGCCAATGGGGTGATGGTCGGCAACTACCTGACCACCGCCGGCCGCCAATGGGCGGATGATGACCGGTTGCTGAGCGAATGGGGGAATGGTGGTGATGGCTGA
- a CDS encoding N-acetyl-gamma-glutamyl-phosphate reductase — protein MVRVAVVGASGYTGVELIRILSRHPQVELAVVTSRQYAGEEVAVVFPSLRGICSLVFCPNDYAAIKDQVDVVFTALPHKTAMEVVADFYEAGKKVIDLSADYRFTDVSLYESWYQEHSRKDLLAAAVYGLPELHREAISKADIVGNPGCYPTGAILALTPLFRQGMAAADQPVIIDAKSGTSGAGRGLATGSLYCEVNESFKAYKVGMHRHQPEIQEQVDRSFGGHSRILFVPHLVPINRGILSTIYVPLKNSYSSEDIKALYEDAYGGEFFVRLLPAGSLPTVAAVRGSNYCDMGMVLKPEEGLLVVLTAIDNLVKGAAGQAVQNMNIMLGFNEQAGLEAVPLAP, from the coding sequence ATGGTTCGGGTTGCCGTTGTTGGCGCAAGCGGTTATACAGGTGTAGAATTAATCAGGATACTGTCTCGTCATCCTCAGGTGGAACTGGCGGTGGTTACCTCGCGTCAGTATGCCGGCGAAGAGGTTGCTGTTGTTTTCCCATCCCTGCGGGGAATTTGTTCTCTTGTCTTTTGCCCTAATGACTATGCTGCCATTAAAGATCAGGTTGATGTGGTTTTTACCGCTCTGCCGCACAAAACGGCCATGGAGGTGGTGGCTGATTTTTATGAGGCGGGTAAAAAGGTTATCGATCTCAGTGCAGATTACCGGTTTACCGATGTGAGCCTTTATGAATCATGGTATCAAGAGCACAGTCGTAAAGACTTGCTTGCTGCAGCGGTATACGGATTGCCGGAATTGCATCGCGAGGCGATCAGCAAAGCCGATATTGTCGGTAATCCCGGCTGTTATCCCACCGGTGCCATCCTGGCCCTGACCCCCCTCTTTCGCCAGGGGATGGCGGCTGCTGATCAGCCGGTTATTATTGATGCCAAATCCGGCACCAGCGGTGCCGGCCGGGGGTTGGCGACCGGTAGTCTCTATTGCGAGGTGAATGAATCATTTAAGGCTTATAAAGTTGGCATGCATCGCCACCAGCCGGAAATCCAGGAGCAGGTTGATCGCTCCTTTGGTGGTCACAGCCGCATTCTGTTCGTTCCCCATCTGGTGCCCATCAACCGGGGGATATTGTCAACAATCTATGTTCCGTTGAAGAACAGCTACTCTTCTGAAGATATCAAAGCTTTGTACGAGGATGCCTACGGCGGTGAATTTTTTGTCCGTTTGCTGCCGGCAGGAAGCCTGCCGACCGTTGCTGCCGTCAGAGGTTCAAATTATTGCGATATGGGGATGGTCTTGAAGCCTGAAGAGGGTCTGCTGGTCGTGTTAACGGCCATTGACAATCTGGTAAAAGGGGCGGCCGGCCAGGCAGTGCAGAATATGAATATCATGCTTGGTTTTAATGAACAGGCTGGCCTTGAAGCCGTTCCGCTTGCTCCCTGA